A section of the Sphingobacteriales bacterium genome encodes:
- the queA gene encoding tRNA preQ1(34) S-adenosylmethionine ribosyltransferase-isomerase QueA, with the protein MAKLSQFSFNLPENLIADKPAIYRDESRLMVVNRKDGSIEHRIFKEIVEYFDEGDIFVFNNSKVFPARLYGIKEKTGAKIEVFLLRELNKDLLLWDVIVDPARKVRIGNKLIFEKEDVPTLVAEVIDNTTSKGRTIRFYYDGSYEEFHYVLYRMGTTPLPKYIKREPVPEDEYDYQTIFAKYKGSIAAPAAGLHFSKEVLKWFEIKGILTTDITLHIGMASFKPIEVEDLSKHRIESENFIITPESAKAINEVKRARKRICSVGTSTLRALESSVSTKDEVLPTEGWSEKFFYPPYQFRIANSLITNFHYPQSPFYIATCTFGGMELIQEAYQIAIQEKYRFLDYGDVMLIL; encoded by the coding sequence ATGGCAAAATTATCACAATTTTCATTCAATCTTCCTGAGAATTTAATTGCGGATAAACCAGCTATCTACAGGGATGAATCCCGTTTAATGGTTGTCAACAGAAAAGATGGCTCCATCGAACACAGGATTTTTAAAGAAATAGTCGAGTATTTTGATGAAGGTGATATATTTGTTTTTAACAACTCCAAAGTATTTCCTGCAAGGCTTTATGGTATAAAAGAAAAGACAGGCGCCAAAATTGAAGTTTTTTTACTTCGGGAATTAAATAAAGATCTGCTGCTTTGGGATGTTATAGTTGATCCGGCCAGAAAAGTAAGGATAGGAAATAAGCTTATTTTTGAAAAAGAAGATGTCCCCACGCTTGTGGCAGAAGTTATAGACAATACCACCAGTAAAGGCCGAACCATCAGGTTTTATTATGACGGAAGTTATGAAGAATTCCATTATGTCTTGTACAGGATGGGAACAACACCCTTACCTAAATATATCAAGAGAGAACCAGTTCCTGAAGATGAATATGATTATCAGACTATTTTTGCCAAATATAAAGGCTCGATAGCAGCTCCGGCAGCCGGTCTTCATTTCAGCAAAGAAGTTTTAAAATGGTTTGAAATAAAAGGAATATTGACCACCGACATTACTCTACACATCGGAATGGCATCCTTTAAACCAATCGAAGTTGAAGACTTATCAAAACACAGGATTGAATCGGAAAATTTCATTATCACTCCCGAAAGCGCTAAAGCAATAAACGAAGTCAAAAGAGCAAGAAAAAGGATATGTTCTGTTGGAACATCCACCCTCAGGGCTCTGGAATCTTCGGTTTCAACAAAAGATGAAGTATTACCTACAGAAGGCTGGAGCGAAAAATTCTTTTACCCACCCTATCAGTTCAGAATTGCCAATTCATTAATTACCAATTTTCATTATCCGCAATCGCCTTTCTATATTGCCACATGCACTTTTGGCGGGATGGAATTAATTCAGGAGGCTTATCAGATTGCCATTCAGGAAAAATACCGTTTTCTTGACTATGGCGATGTCATGCTGATTTTATAA
- the rpsA gene encoding 30S ribosomal protein S1 translates to MVNLEDIPEDEIYIPRETDTEPIHEEAEGEDVDIKEMKAATFDWVSLEETEEQISEEEKKELLSLYTKSINKIEDHQLVEATVVNITDKDVVLNIGYKSDGLVPLSEFKYLESIKPGDKFDVIVESTEGKNGQLVLSHKKARAESAWNKIVHAHENNEIMTGFIKDRTKGGMVVDLLGLDAFLPGSQLDIKPVQDYDAYVGKHIELKVVKLNPVYRNIVVSHKAIIEEGIEEQRHKILSKLEKGQVLEGVVKNLTSFGVFVDLGGVDGLIHITDVSWGRINHPNEILEIGQTINVVVLDYDEEKNRISLGMKQLTPHPWETLPENIIEGSIIKGKVVNIEDYGAFVEIYPGVEGLVHVSEMTWSQHLKAPSDYLSLNDEVEVKVLTINREERKLSLGIKQLTPDPWEKVPLIYTKGSQHTGIIKNATNFGFFVELEEGIDGLVHISDLSWTKKFNHPLEFAKIGDSLEVVILDIDEENRRLSLGHKQIEEDPWETFKDIFSVDSVHEGTVEKIDDKGAYITLPYGIEGFCPIKQLQTENNTKVNVEDTLEFKVTEFDRANRRIFLSHVSVWKEQQQAKAEDEKAEKKKQIEKTRKAISKVRASVKKSTLGSEQDILAELKEKLIEEETKKATTKAKKSSKKKSETEDDNPKEAE, encoded by the coding sequence ATGGTCAATCTTGAGGATATTCCGGAAGACGAAATTTATATTCCAAGAGAAACCGATACAGAACCCATTCACGAAGAAGCAGAAGGAGAAGATGTTGACATCAAGGAAATGAAAGCCGCTACTTTCGACTGGGTCAGTCTGGAAGAAACCGAGGAACAGATTTCTGAAGAAGAAAAGAAAGAACTTCTTAGTCTGTACACAAAATCAATCAATAAAATTGAAGACCATCAACTTGTTGAAGCAACCGTAGTCAACATCACTGACAAAGACGTTGTTTTGAACATTGGCTATAAATCTGACGGACTGGTTCCGCTTTCTGAGTTTAAATACCTTGAAAGTATCAAACCAGGCGATAAATTTGACGTAATCGTTGAATCTACCGAAGGTAAAAACGGGCAACTTGTCCTTTCCCATAAAAAAGCCAGAGCCGAAAGCGCATGGAATAAAATTGTCCATGCACATGAAAACAATGAGATTATGACAGGATTTATCAAAGACAGAACCAAAGGTGGAATGGTGGTTGATTTACTCGGACTCGATGCATTTCTCCCTGGTTCACAGCTTGATATTAAACCCGTTCAGGACTACGATGCTTATGTCGGAAAACATATTGAGCTTAAAGTAGTTAAACTCAATCCGGTTTACCGTAACATTGTTGTCTCTCACAAAGCCATCATTGAAGAAGGCATTGAAGAACAACGCCATAAGATTCTTTCAAAACTTGAAAAAGGACAGGTTCTGGAAGGCGTTGTCAAAAACCTTACTTCATTTGGTGTATTTGTTGACCTTGGAGGCGTTGACGGACTTATTCATATTACTGATGTTTCATGGGGAAGAATTAATCATCCCAACGAAATACTCGAAATCGGACAGACCATCAATGTGGTGGTTCTGGATTATGATGAAGAGAAAAACAGAATTTCTCTGGGCATGAAACAGCTTACCCCGCATCCATGGGAAACACTACCTGAAAACATTATTGAAGGAAGCATCATCAAAGGTAAAGTCGTCAATATTGAAGACTATGGTGCCTTTGTTGAAATATACCCCGGTGTCGAAGGACTTGTTCATGTTTCCGAAATGACATGGTCGCAACACCTGAAAGCACCTTCCGATTATCTTTCTCTCAATGATGAAGTGGAGGTTAAAGTATTAACGATCAACAGGGAAGAAAGAAAATTATCCTTAGGCATCAAACAACTGACTCCGGATCCATGGGAAAAAGTTCCTTTAATCTACACTAAAGGTTCACAGCACACAGGCATCATTAAAAATGCAACCAATTTCGGATTTTTCGTTGAGCTCGAGGAAGGCATTGACGGACTGGTACACATTTCCGACCTTTCATGGACCAAAAAGTTCAATCACCCGCTTGAATTTGCCAAAATAGGTGATTCACTCGAGGTTGTTATACTTGACATTGATGAAGAAAACCGCAGGCTTAGCCTTGGACATAAACAAATTGAAGAAGATCCATGGGAAACCTTCAAAGATATTTTCAGTGTTGATTCTGTTCATGAAGGAACGGTTGAAAAAATTGATGATAAAGGAGCCTACATTACGTTGCCTTATGGCATTGAAGGCTTCTGCCCCATCAAACAACTTCAGACCGAGAACAACACAAAAGTTAATGTTGAAGACACTCTGGAATTCAAAGTAACTGAATTCGACAGGGCTAACCGCAGGATATTCCTATCGCATGTCTCTGTATGGAAAGAACAGCAACAGGCAAAAGCAGAAGACGAAAAAGCTGAAAAGAAAAAGCAGATTGAAAAAACAAGAAAAGCTATCAGCAAAGTAAGGGCAAGTGTAAAGAAGAGCACCTTGGGAAGCGAACAGGATATACTGGCCGAACTTAAAGAAAAGCTTATCGAAGAAGAAACCAAAAAGGCAACTACAAAAGCTAAAAAAAGCTCTAAAAAGAAGTCAGAAACGGAAGATGATAATCCGAAAGAAGCTGAATAA
- a CDS encoding TerB family tellurite resistance protein, whose amino-acid sequence MVKRERLYDAFGDLVYAIAKVDGAVQPVEIDTLNRLLADFSGKYEINYTFNYDLAKEISVEDAYNHAIEVCKENGPDPEYAVLLEMMVEVAKAYMGIVPSERELLDKFIDDLKEKFINEIS is encoded by the coding sequence ATGGTGAAGCGTGAAAGATTGTATGATGCATTTGGAGATTTGGTTTATGCCATTGCAAAAGTGGATGGCGCAGTTCAACCTGTTGAAATTGATACACTTAACAGGCTCTTGGCTGATTTTTCGGGGAAGTATGAGATTAATTACACATTTAATTACGATCTTGCCAAAGAAATATCAGTTGAAGATGCATATAATCATGCCATTGAAGTATGCAAGGAAAATGGCCCCGACCCGGAATATGCCGTTCTGCTTGAAATGATGGTAGAAGTTGCCAAAGCTTACATGGGCATTGTCCCCAGTGAAAGAGAACTCTTAGACAAATTTATTGATGACCTGAAAGAAAAGTTTATAAACGAAATATCCTGA